The sequence below is a genomic window from Desulfuromonas sp..
CATCCACCAGACCCCTTCGCCGAGCAGAACTGTCTGCATAAATTCATAACCGTTGCCGAAGACCTGCGGAAAGAAGAGCCCGACCAGGCCGACCAGCAGGCCACCAATTACCGGCTTGGCCAGGCGCGGTATTTCGATGGCGGCGAAAGCATCCTTGATTTTGAAGTGGATATCGATAAAGAAGGCCGCGAGCGCCCCAATGATCAGGCCGAGGATGACATAAAGTGGCAGCTCCCAGAACGAGCTCAAAACATATTGCGGCGCATAGAGTTCAGAGATGTCGCCGAGCAGCGCCCGGGAGACGACCGTCGCCATGCCGCTGGCTACGACAATTGAAGTAAAGCTCGACAGTTCAAAACTGGCGAGCAGAACAATCTCCTGGGCGAAGAAGACCCCGGCAATTGGCGCATTAAAAGTCGCAGCAACCCCGCCGGCGACACCACAGGCGACGAGGATCTTGAGCCGGTCGCCGCCGATGCGACAAGCCTGGCCGAACTGGCTGCCAATCGCACCGCCGATCTGGGCGATCGGCCCCTCCTGCCCGGCCGAACCGCCGGTGCCAAGGGTAATCGCTGATGCCATGCCGCGGGTAAAGATGGTCCGTAACGGCAGCTTGGCACCACGCAGATTCACCTTTTCCAGGAACTTCGGAAAGCTGAAGCTCATATCCTTCTTGAACCAGATGCCGAATGGAATCAACAGCAGGCCACCGATCGCCGGAAAGAAGATCGTCCAGATGCGGGACAGGCTCCAGTGATCAAGCGAGATATGGAAAAAATCGAGGCCCTGTTCGAAGACCAGCCAGTGAAAGAACTCGATGGTCTGGCTAAAGGCATAATTGCCCAGCCCGGCGAGCAGTCCGATGACGACCGCCATGACAATCATGAAGGTGTTTTCGCTAAGGTGAAACCGGTTGAAAAATGCGTATTGCAGGCGGGCCAGCATTGAATTGAAGCTCCCGAAGAATCAGTGTTTATGCGCGACACCATGATCACGCCATCGGAGCCATACGTTAGCGCTAAACACCCCGAATGTAAACAGGTGAAACCAGAAAAATCGGCCGGACTCGATCCGAACGCCGCCTATAGTGATAAAATCCAGAGGTACCTGATCCGAAGAGAGGCTGAAAAGATGGAAATTGATATCGTCTGTACCATGGAGATTTACTGTGATCTGCTGAAAGCACATGTCGAACATGCGCTTGCTTACAGCAGATGGAGGCCGAAGTCGAATAGTGATGGACCGGTCAGTGCAGCACCAGCTGAAGGCCAACGCCAAAGCCGGCATGGTGATCGATGGCCAACCCATTGCCGTCGGCACCGGTCATACCATTGACAACATTCGTCGCCTGATTGGCCTGCGCTCACCGACCAGACATTGAAACAGATTGCTTGCAGCAGCTTTCACCCTGGTCATAATCTCATGCTTGAAGGGGGATGACGTACCATAGGATACAGAGATAATGACAGAGACTGCCACCGATTACGAAAAGGTGCCAGATGCCGTGATGATGTGGAATTTTATTGATGGCATAAAAAACAATTCCGACAGTGTACGTGACCCCGCCGGCGACCAGCCATTCGACACCCTTCCTCGGCATCCCTTCGAGAAGGCCCTCCAGATCAATAACGATTATCCAGCCGAGCGCAATATACAGAACCGGCGCCAGGAATGGTATCCGTTGAACCATAAAAGCCTTGAAAACTATCCCGGCCAGAGCCAGAGTCCAGACAATACCGAACAGCATCCAGCCCCGACCATCGCGTAATGTCACCAGGGTAATCGGCGTATAGGTGCCAGCGATTAACAGGTAGATACCGACATGGTCGAGCTTGCGGAAAAGCAGGCGCAATCGATCCGAACGAACTGAATGATACAGGGTCGAAACCGTGTAAAAGGAGACTAACGAAACACCGAAAACGACGCTGCCGACAATACGGTAGGGATCACCGCTTTGGCTGGCAGCGACGATCAGCCATGCAGCCGCCAGCAGACCGATCAGTACGGCAAGAGCATGGCTGATGCGATTGAACCGCTCTTCGGCAAGAGAGTAGTCGATTAAGCTCTTATTCTTCTTCGCCAAGGCTGAGATCCCGGTTGTTTGGTTGTTTTATTATTCCGGATTCCAGGTGAGTCCCGGTTCACCATCGCCAACCAGGTTACGAGCCTGCTCGACTGCAAAAACAACCAGATGCTTTGGCCCGAGAGCAACATCTTCATCGCGACTGATCCAGCTCCGGGTCATCTCGGCCAACAATTGTTCATTGACCTCTTCGCCAACCTTCTGCAGACGCAGGCGAAGCCCTTTGTAACCGGCGCCGCTTTCGATAAACATGAAACTTGCTGCCGGATTGTTCCGGATATTGCTGTAACTTGTTCGTTCCCGCATCAGAAAAACCAGTTGCCCATTTTCCGTAACATGCGGCTTCGCATAGATCGCTGAATTGACGATGCCATTGGCATCTGCGGTCGCCAAAACTCCAGTCCCATTCATCTGCTCAAAATAATCTTTTAGTAACATAGTTCTTTCCTTTCGATATTCACGACTGTCCAGCTAAGCTTTATCATATTTTGCGGAAGATTCAGCATCTCGACTCTTTTCAGCAAGAAGAACAGAATAAAAACGTGCCAATGCACGTTACATCGGGCAAGAGCCGACAGGTAAGATAATTATACGCCGTCAGCCAGAATGGAGAAAAGAGATGAAAATCGAAATCTTGTGCCAGGCTGATGAACAATGTGACCTGATGCGGGCAAAAGTTTATCAAGCCCTCACAGATCTCAACCTGAACGCCGAAGTCGTTTCGGTTATGGATCCGAAAAAACTTGCGAAGCTTCAGTATCGCAACCTGCCAAGCTTATTGATCGACGGACGGCTGGTCGCTGTCGGTAGCGAACACACGGTTCACCAACTTCGCAAGCTGATTGATCTCGGAACCGCAGTCTATCATTAACCCCATACCGCAAAAAGCCCGCCATCCAAGCGGGCTTTTTGTTTGGCTCCTCAGTAGGATTTCAGATTTTCAAGAACCGAAATCAACCTGTCGTTGTCAGGCATCCCTTTTTGCACAAATTGAATTATCCCGGCCTGATCAATAATATAGGTGATGCGGCCGCCACCGTAGAATTTACGGATGCTGCCATCGTCGGAAAGCAGCGGAAACGACAAATCGAGAGACTTGGCAAATTCCTGATGTGTTTCCACCGAATCGGAACTGACACCCAGCACCTGGGCATTGAGCTTTTCAAAACGATCAATGTCATTTTGGAAAGCCTGCATTTCACTGGTTCAGCCGGAGGTAAAGTCGGCATAATAGAGCGCCAGAACGACCGGCCCTTTTTCGAGGAAACGGCTCAACGTGATCTCACCGTCCGTCGACTGTGCCGAGAACCCCGGTGCGGCATCACCAATCTGAAGTGCTCCGGCGTTCGATGCCAGTAAAGTTGCCGCGACAACGCCGACTGCGCGAATCATCTTTTTCATTTTCCATCTCCTCTTGAGTTGGCAAAAACAAGATATTCAGGATGAAGAAATACCGAGAACCTGATCACGAAACCTTTTGTTCAACGGGCTTTCACCCAACCAGATCCCGAAATAGGCCTCAGCAAAGTCAGCCCCCGGAATAGTCCCGAGCGGTTCACCATTGAGCTTGAGAACAGTTCCAACATCCGGGGTGTAGGCCAAAATGTAGCGATCGCCCGGCCCGACATCTTTGAAGAGCTTGTACAAATCGTTCAGTCGCGCCTGGAGACCGCCAAGCCGATCAGCGGGAAGATTATCCTGCAGGTGATCCTGGGAAGCCTCGATAAAACCTTTTGCCGGAATTTCCCTGAAGTAACAAAGCTCGAGATGCTTGTCCACATCGCTGCCCCATTTGCTGGCATCAACCCCTGCCGGCAGGTAAAAAGCACCGGCGTAAAGATCGACAAGTCTTGCCCAACGCAGCACAGCCGCACCCCGAAGCTCCAGCTTGACTTCACCCGACTGGTAAGAAACCGGAAACGCGACACCTTCGACCTCAATCGTCTCCGCCGTGGCATTTCTGGCCATTATCAGCCCTTGCAATAACAGGGAGCCAACAACCAACCAGCGGAAAACCAGAAGGACCTGATTCAGATAATTTATTCTATTCATGATATTTCCTTTTCGCAAATATAACAAATACGGTTGCATTTGCCAGCGACTTTAAAACGAAGCCAGAACCTGGCGTTTTTTATGATTTGCACTGACGATGTTTCACGATATCATTAAGTTTAATATTGTCAGCAGGTTAACACCTTTCGAACAGGTTGAAGTTTATGGCAATTTTCAGCTTTACGACTTTACTCATTTTTGTAACCATGACCCTCATTTTCGTGATCGCCATGGCCATAAAAGACAACAGCATCGTCGATATCTTTTACGGTCTCGTTTTTCTTGTCGGTTGCTGGGGGGCTGCCATCCATTTTGGCTTATCCCATCAGAGACAATTGCTTATTCTTGCCGTCCTTACACTCTGGGGATGCCGCTTGGCCATACACCTTTTTCTGCGCAAGAAAGGCCACGGTGAAGACTTCCGTTACGCCAAGTGGCGCGAAGACTGGGGGAAGACATTCGTCTGGCGAAGTTATCTTCAGATCTTCATGCTTCAGGGTGCTGTCATTCTTTTAATATCGACTCCTGTATTGCTCGTCATCAGGGCACCGGGCGGCCCGTTGACCCTGCTCGATTTTCTCGGGATCACAATCTGGCTGCTCGGCTTCCTGTTCGAAGCCATCGGCGACTGGCAGCTTTTGATATTCAAACGCAAACCTGAAAACAAGGGACGGATTATGCGTTACGGCATCTGGCAGTATACAAGACACCCGAATTACTTTGGTGAAGCAACCTTATGGTGGGGTGTGTTCCTGATCGGCCTGTCAGCAGAAAATGGAGTTTATGGCATTATCAGCCCCCTGCTGATCGCATTTTTACTGCTCAAGGTCTCCGGCATCCCGATGCTGGAAAAAAAATACGAGGGGGACCCGGAGTTCAAGGCATACCGCAAAAAAACCAATGCTTTTTTCCCGTGGTTTCCAAAACCCGAAATAACTATTCCGGAGGGGTGATATGTCATCGAATCAGTCAGTGGCCGTGGTTGGCGGGGGGGTAGCCGGCATTGTTGCCGCATATCTTTTACAAAAAGAATATAACGTTACCCTGTTTGAGAAGAATGACTATCTCGGCGGCCACACCAACACCATCGAAATCCCCGATGGCCCGGATGCTGGACTTCCGGTCGATACCGGCTTTATTGTCCTCAACGATCAGACCTACCCCAACTTTGAAACGTTTTTGTCACGACTCGGGGTCGAAACGCGCGTCTCGGAAATGTCTTTCAGCCTCGACTGCCGCAAAACCGGCCTGATCTACGGCGGTTCAAACCTCAACGGGCTGTTTGCCCAGCGTCGCAACGCGATCAATCCCCGGTTTTTGAAATTTCTGCTCGAAATTGCAAGATTTTGCCGCCAGGCGCAACTCGATCTTGAAAATTACTCGATCAGAGCTGAAACCCTCACAGACTATCTCAACCGACATCAATACTCCGACTACCTGACCGACAATTACCTGGCCCCGATGGCAGCGGCCATCTGGTCAACCCCGCTGACCCAGATTGGTGATTTTCCGGCCCGATCTTTTCTCGACTTCTTTCGCAACCATGGCCTGCTTTCACTGAAGAATCGACCGGTCTGGAAAACCGTGGTTGGCGGCAGTCAGGCGTATGTCAAGGAATTCAAAAACATATTCAAAGGAGATATTCGTCTCACCGCAGCCATCGAAAAAATATTCCGCGATGAGAATGGCATTCGAATCTGTTTCAAAAACGGACCGGAAAAACACTTCGACAGGGTGGTTATCGCGACCCATGCGGACCAGGCCCTCCAGCTCCTTGCTGATCCGAGCCAGGAGGAAAAAGATCTCCTCGGGCCGTGGCAGTACCAACACAATCGGACCGTCCTGCATACAGACTCATCGATGCTGCCGCCACTAAAACGGGCCTGGTGCGCCTGGAACTTCAGACGGGATGTCACCGACGGTCAGGAACGGCCGGTGTATGTGACCTATTACATGAACCGGCTCCAGGGATTAAAATCAAACTCTCACTACTGCGTAACACTGAACCGACAGGATGAATTCAACCCGGGCACGGTCATTCGGGAAATCGACTATCATCACCCGCTATACAGTTTTTCCTCGGTCGACACCCAGGAGAAACTTCCGCTCCTCAACGGCCAGAGAAACACCTGGTACTGTGGCAGTTATTTTGGTCACGGCTTTCATGAAGATGCTGTTTTGTCGTCTGTTCATGTCGGCAAATCGATGGGAATCACTTTATGAATTCGCGAATATACACCGGCGAAGTCACGCATGCCCGCATGGCACCGGTTGAACATCGCTTCCGCTACCCCTTTTACTTTTATGGTTTCGACCTTGATGACCTGGCCGATCTTGATGCGGCGACACCCCTGTTCGGCTACAACCGTATCCGCCCTGTATCACTTCATGATCGCGACTACCTGACATCAGACACCGGCAGTATCCGGGCCAAACTTGACCAACTCCTGGAGAATCAGGGAGTCACGACTCCGGTCCAACGGGTCGAATTAATTACCGCGGCCCGATACCTTAACTACATCTTTAATCCTGTCAGTTTTTTTTATTGCTATGACAAAAAAAATCAGCTCGTCTGCATCGTGACCCAGGTCAACAACACTTTTGGTGACAGCCATATCTATCTGCTCAAGCAACCTGAAATGAGCACTTCGAATAACAACTACCATTTTCATGGCAATAAGGTCTTCCATGTTTCGCCGTTTTTCCCGCGAACCGGGACCTATGAATTTATCTTTTCACCGGCCGGCGAGACAGTTGACATTACCTTTAAATACAGTATTGATGAAGAAGTAAAGCTCATCGCCAGGCTGACCGGAAAGGCCCGACCTTTTACCAGCTCGAACCTGTTGCGAAACCTGGTCAGCCATCCACTCTGTGCCGCCCTGACCATGCCACGTATCCTTTGGCAGGCGGCAAGACTCTACTGGCAAAGGAGACTACCCGTGTATAACCGACCAAGCCCGGCCGACCCGATGACGATCCGAACAGCACCTCCTACCATGATCGAAAAAATCGGCAAACGCCTGGTCATGAACTTTTTCAGCAATCTGCAAAAAGGCGAACTGACGATGAATTTGCCGGATGGAACACAACGGCAATTTGGTAATGCCGATAGCGGCAGAAATGCTCAGATCGACATACTTGACAATATCTTTTTCCGGAGAGCCATGGTCTCCGGAGATATCGGTTTCGGTGAAGCCTACATGTATGCCAACTGGTCGACACCCGATCTGGCGGAACTTCTGACCCTGCTGGCCGAAAACGAGGACGCGCTCGACGACAAGAGCTTGACGACTGCCCTGGTTGGCCGAACCATTAACTTCATCCGGCATCTGCAGCGCCCGAACACGGTGCGCGGAAGCTCGCGAAATATTCGCGAGCATTATGACCTGAGCAACGATTTTTTCGCCACTTTCCTTGATCCCACCATGACCTACTCTTGCGGTATCGCCGATACGGATGGTGACGATCTGGCTCAGATGCAGCTCAACAAGCTGCACCGGATCATTGAAAAGGCCAAGATATCAGCCGACGACCACGTTCTGGAGATCGGCTGCGGCTGGGGTGGGTTTGCCATTGAGGCAGTACGACAGACCGGCTGCCGGGTCACCGGCATCACCGTGTCTGAGGAGCAGCTAAAACTTGCGCGCGCGCGCGTCACCGAAGCAGGGCTTGAAGATAAAATCGAGATTAAAATCTGCGACTACCGCCATATCGAGGGAACATTTTCGAAAATTGTTTCAATCGAAATGCTCGAGGCGGTCGGTCACGCCGGCCTAAAACCTTATTTTGAAGCCTGCGAAAGAGCCCTTGAGCCGGGTGGGCGAGCGGTGATCCAGGTCATCACCATCGATGATGACAACTACGATGCCTACCGGCGAAGTTCCGACTGGATTCGCAAGCACATTTTCCCGGGCGGGCACCTTCCCTCGGTTGCGGTCATGCAGGAGATTACAAGCCGGGAAACTTCACTGAAATGGGTCGACCTCGAAAACTTCGCCCGACACTATGCCCGAACCCTGGCAATCTGGCGTGATGTCTTCATGAAGAAGCAATCGAAAATAAAAGCGCTGGGTTTTGACGACACCTTCATCCGGAAATGGGAGTACTACTTCGCCTACTGCGAGGGCGGGTTTAACAGCGGCAAAATAGATCTGGCCCAGATAATCCTCGAGAAACCGGAAGGTTGAAAAGATGGCGACTCTGGTCAACATCACCCTCTACCAGGTCGGCTGGTTCTGTTGCGTCCTCGGCGCGGCCTGGGGATACCCGCTCAGTGGCGGTCTGGCGGCACTGGCGCTAAGTGTTTTGCACGTCGCCCTGGTCGAGGACCGCAAACCGGAAATAAAGCTGATGCTGGCAGCAATGTTGATCGGTATCGTTGTCGATACGGGACAGCAGGCTTTCGGGATCTTCGCCTTTAAAACCGATCCGGCATGGCCGCTCTGGCTGCCGCTCTGGATCTTCGTCATCTGGGCCCAGTTTGCGACCTTGTTCCATTTCGCTCTCAACTGGCTACGAAAAAGCTACCTTCTGGCGGCCCTCTTCGGAGGAATCGGAGGACCGCTCGCCTATTACGCCGGAGTCCGCCTCGGCGCCGCAACATTTCCAGCGGAAATCACCATGAGCATCGTCAGCCTCGCTGTCTGCTGGGCCGTCGTCACCCCGTTCCTGGTTTTCCTCAGTGGCAAGTTTGCACCGTCCCGGTTGCCCGGACGATACCGTTTTCAGAAATAACACTGCTACTGCAGCCAGCGCCCGATCAGAAAGCTGCCGCTCGCGACCAGGGCGCAAAGAACGGTGCCCCAGGCAATATCGACAATTACCACCGTCAGCGGCCAGTCCTTCAAAGTCGCAAGGTTGGTCAGATCATAGGTCGCATAGGTAATAAATCCAAAGAAGGCTCCGAGCATCACCGCCCGACCCAGCGAGTCCATTTCCAGGGCCGGCCGCACCGCGAAAAAGATAATTCCGACAATATACATCAGGTAGAACGCGAACGCTGCCGTCCAGTTGACTTCAGGGCTGAGAATATAGCCGAGATGTTTTTTGTAGAAAGGGCGCGCGACAAAGCCGAGCCAGATCATATCGATCGCGAAAAAAACCGGAATAGTCAACAGGTAGAGTTTAATATAGTAGCCCATCAGTCATCTCCTTTTAATCAATCAATCATCCTGACCCGGTGATTGCCGCCATCGGCGACAAACAAGCTGCCGCCATAGTTGACGCAGGCGCGTGGACTGCTGAAACGGGCGGTGGCGCCGGTGCCGTCGGTGCTGTCCTGGAAGGCCGCGGTTCCGTCGCCGGCCAGAGTTGTCGTGTTGCCGGTACCAAGATCGACCTTGCGAACCCGGTTGTTGCTGGCATCACCAACATAGAGGAAATATCCGTCACTACACAATCCGAGAATCAGATTGAACCGGGCCGTCGCTCCGGTACCGTCGGTACTATCCTGAAACGCTGGTGTGCCGTTCCCGGCGAAAAAGGTGGCTGCACCGGTATTCTTGTTCACCTTGAAAATCCGTGAATAAGTCCCGACATAAAGGAAAGTTCCGATCGGCGGCCTTGCCTGGTAAACCTGAATCGGTGCATTAAATCCGGCTGTTGCGCCGGTGCCATCAGTGCTTTCCTGATCGCTACAGACACCATTACCAGACAAAGTTGTCGTTTCCCCGGTCAACGGCTGAACGCGCCGAATATAACAATTGTCCTGATCCGCGACATAAAGGAATGATTCATCGTGGGTTATTCCGGTTGGTCGGTTGAATTGCGCGGTCGCGCCAGTGCCGTCTGTACTGTCTTGATAGCCGGCAACACCAGTACCGGCAATAGTGGATGTCTCGCCAGTCGGAACATGAATCTTGCGGATATTATGCGCCGCGGAGTCGGCCAGGTAAAGATGGTTCCCTAGATAAACAATCTGGCTGGGCTCTGCAAAACTGGCGGTCATGCCAGTGCCATCGGTGCTGTCCTGGCTACCGGCAGTGCCATCACCAGCAAAATTGACCGTTTCTCCGGTCATCGGATCGATGCGACGGACCCGCCGGCCAGTACTCTCGGCCAGGTAGAGATAATCTCCGTCGGTGGCCAAACCCCGCGGAAAATTGAACTGGGCAGTGGCGCCGGTACCGTCGATGCTGTCCTGGAAGGCCTGGGTCCCGTCACCGGCCAGGGTTCCGGTATCACCGGCCAGAACCACACCACTGGATCCCGAGTCACCACCGCACCCGAAGAGCAATAACAGAAAAAGAGCCGACAACAGCAGGGTATAATTTTTTTTCATCACAACTCCTTGACCCGAACCATATTACACAAATCTTACACAGTACGGGGCGATGTCAATCGATCAAATCGAGACAAATATCCGGGCTGTCGATCGCCCCGGCGCCTGCAGGTCGAGGTCGAGAAAGTAGCCGAAAGGGGTCTGCGAGACCTCGTAACCGGCATTCACCAGGCGCTGAGCCGATCGGTCGAGCAGAGCCCCGGTAAAATCGGGGTTGGCCTTGGTTTCGGCAAGGTGCGAAAACGAATGCAGGACAATTTTCTGTGTATTGTTCTTGCGGGCGCCCCACTTGAGGTTCTTGATAAGTTTCTTCTCGACCCTGGCCGCATCTTCTTCATCTGCGGCCTCGGCATGAATAAAGCCGATAACCGCCTCGATAATTTCAGCAGGCTGATCAGAGTCGGGCTGGTCTTCGATCGCTTTTTGCGCCGGCGTGTAAGCAAAGTGCTCGGCATAAATCATCAGCAGCTTCATTCTGGCCTCTCTTTTATATGCTCAAAAACATCCGACCACCCAGTGCCAGCAGCAGAACACCAAGGACAAGCTCGATGCCGCGTTGGCCTTTCTGCAACAGCGGCCCGAACCGGTGACTCGATATCATGCCGACAACCAGAGCATACCAGGAAAACGATATCAGAAACATCGACAGATTGAGCAACGCTTTGTGCAGGAGATTGAACCCCGGAGTGATGACAACGGTAAAAAGTGCCAGATA
It includes:
- a CDS encoding chloride channel protein, which produces MIVMAVVIGLLAGLGNYAFSQTIEFFHWLVFEQGLDFFHISLDHWSLSRIWTIFFPAIGGLLLIPFGIWFKKDMSFSFPKFLEKVNLRGAKLPLRTIFTRGMASAITLGTGGSAGQEGPIAQIGGAIGSQFGQACRIGGDRLKILVACGVAGGVAATFNAPIAGVFFAQEIVLLASFELSSFTSIVVASGMATVVSRALLGDISELYAPQYVLSSFWELPLYVILGLIIGALAAFFIDIHFKIKDAFAAIEIPRLAKPVIGGLLVGLVGLFFPQVFGNGYEFMQTVLLGEGVWWMLLALIVVKMIATSLTLGSGLQGGLFAPCLYLGAVTGGAFGKLAQMIFPAMSLSAGAYAVVGMGAFLAAATHAPMTAIFMLFEITDSYEVIVPIMLSCVIGTAVCRHFKKESLDTVELAKAGIDLESGKERNIMKSIRVGDVMNTKPETIPEHMTLGQFADFIATTRHTNFPLVNAKKEMTGIISVQDFMGVVFEKDLMDLIVVKELATLDVITVTAADDLDAAMKKIGYRNIEQLPVVKQENGNKLIGIVSRRDMVSAYNKELMSRTLEEDGDE
- a CDS encoding hemolysin D — encoded protein: MAKKNKSLIDYSLAEERFNRISHALAVLIGLLAAAWLIVAASQSGDPYRIVGSVVFGVSLVSFYTVSTLYHSVRSDRLRLLFRKLDHVGIYLLIAGTYTPITLVTLRDGRGWMLFGIVWTLALAGIVFKAFMVQRIPFLAPVLYIALGWIIVIDLEGLLEGMPRKGVEWLVAGGVTYTVGIVFYAINKIPHHHGIWHLFVIGGSLCHYLCILWYVIPLQA
- a CDS encoding pyridoxamine 5'-phosphate oxidase translates to MLLKDYFEQMNGTGVLATADANGIVNSAIYAKPHVTENGQLVFLMRERTSYSNIRNNPAASFMFIESGAGYKGLRLRLQKVGEEVNEQLLAEMTRSWISRDEDVALGPKHLVVFAVEQARNLVGDGEPGLTWNPE
- a CDS encoding steroid 5-alpha reductase, which produces MAIFSFTTLLIFVTMTLIFVIAMAIKDNSIVDIFYGLVFLVGCWGAAIHFGLSHQRQLLILAVLTLWGCRLAIHLFLRKKGHGEDFRYAKWREDWGKTFVWRSYLQIFMLQGAVILLISTPVLLVIRAPGGPLTLLDFLGITIWLLGFLFEAIGDWQLLIFKRKPENKGRIMRYGIWQYTRHPNYFGEATLWWGVFLIGLSAENGVYGIISPLLIAFLLLKVSGIPMLEKKYEGDPEFKAYRKKTNAFFPWFPKPEITIPEG
- a CDS encoding amine oxidase; translation: MSSNQSVAVVGGGVAGIVAAYLLQKEYNVTLFEKNDYLGGHTNTIEIPDGPDAGLPVDTGFIVLNDQTYPNFETFLSRLGVETRVSEMSFSLDCRKTGLIYGGSNLNGLFAQRRNAINPRFLKFLLEIARFCRQAQLDLENYSIRAETLTDYLNRHQYSDYLTDNYLAPMAAAIWSTPLTQIGDFPARSFLDFFRNHGLLSLKNRPVWKTVVGGSQAYVKEFKNIFKGDIRLTAAIEKIFRDENGIRICFKNGPEKHFDRVVIATHADQALQLLADPSQEEKDLLGPWQYQHNRTVLHTDSSMLPPLKRAWCAWNFRRDVTDGQERPVYVTYYMNRLQGLKSNSHYCVTLNRQDEFNPGTVIREIDYHHPLYSFSSVDTQEKLPLLNGQRNTWYCGSYFGHGFHEDAVLSSVHVGKSMGITL
- a CDS encoding DUF1365 domain-containing protein, with amino-acid sequence MNSRIYTGEVTHARMAPVEHRFRYPFYFYGFDLDDLADLDAATPLFGYNRIRPVSLHDRDYLTSDTGSIRAKLDQLLENQGVTTPVQRVELITAARYLNYIFNPVSFFYCYDKKNQLVCIVTQVNNTFGDSHIYLLKQPEMSTSNNNYHFHGNKVFHVSPFFPRTGTYEFIFSPAGETVDITFKYSIDEEVKLIARLTGKARPFTSSNLLRNLVSHPLCAALTMPRILWQAARLYWQRRLPVYNRPSPADPMTIRTAPPTMIEKIGKRLVMNFFSNLQKGELTMNLPDGTQRQFGNADSGRNAQIDILDNIFFRRAMVSGDIGFGEAYMYANWSTPDLAELLTLLAENEDALDDKSLTTALVGRTINFIRHLQRPNTVRGSSRNIREHYDLSNDFFATFLDPTMTYSCGIADTDGDDLAQMQLNKLHRIIEKAKISADDHVLEIGCGWGGFAIEAVRQTGCRVTGITVSEEQLKLARARVTEAGLEDKIEIKICDYRHIEGTFSKIVSIEMLEAVGHAGLKPYFEACERALEPGGRAVIQVITIDDDNYDAYRRSSDWIRKHIFPGGHLPSVAVMQEITSRETSLKWVDLENFARHYARTLAIWRDVFMKKQSKIKALGFDDTFIRKWEYYFAYCEGGFNSGKIDLAQIILEKPEG
- a CDS encoding DUF2878 domain-containing protein; protein product: MATLVNITLYQVGWFCCVLGAAWGYPLSGGLAALALSVLHVALVEDRKPEIKLMLAAMLIGIVVDTGQQAFGIFAFKTDPAWPLWLPLWIFVIWAQFATLFHFALNWLRKSYLLAALFGGIGGPLAYYAGVRLGAATFPAEITMSIVSLAVCWAVVTPFLVFLSGKFAPSRLPGRYRFQK
- a CDS encoding DUF2177 domain-containing protein encodes the protein MGYYIKLYLLTIPVFFAIDMIWLGFVARPFYKKHLGYILSPEVNWTAAFAFYLMYIVGIIFFAVRPALEMDSLGRAVMLGAFFGFITYATYDLTNLATLKDWPLTVVIVDIAWGTVLCALVASGSFLIGRWLQ